Below is a genomic region from Salmo salar chromosome ssa11, Ssal_v3.1, whole genome shotgun sequence.
atcacacagaattacatatacacagaatgcaaatgatgtcatacagaaaacgtccctggtggacggagccgacatgacggctggttacacaaaggaaagggggttgggtttgagtgaaagagcgggaagactgaggaacaaagggagaagctatgctatcgtaaatacattatcttatgcattctaaattaccgcccatttggaaaaggaaaatgcaataaatatttactctgagctgcgcttcggtaggttggttgtagatgctggccgtgttgcccaacagagatcttcctgtccttggaggaatgtctctggtggtaaattggatacgttgtagtatcgtcgttgtgtgttagactggaaccgtcatccgtcctttcctagcccatgtttacagaggccgctgctaactcagcggctaggaggtatcacttctgtagtgaataagagttcaaagttcataccattcgcaaccaaagctcacgctgaggttggcttagttctgtagttgacatgttagtcttTTTAACGTGGAaccgtcgccctaatgtacccaGAACAGCTTATTATGTGAGTCCTTTTAACATGAGGCTGCAGGCCTCGCGTACTCGGAACAGAAAGTTATATTTTCGTAAAGGGCTATAtataggaggggagagaagggcgtgtttcatggtttataaccaatgtctcttcacatgggcgggccactgagtgagcagagctctaaccttatgaaaacccaattctctcatttggaagctaaaattccatttaatcttttcacaaatagtttcatatttaaacatttaaattgcacaacaatttcatgtgaatctgataactataatgtgtagaTTTTCcaggatacagtttatgtcgtcctgtcatcagtaatcatgtctcagacgccaactgaactgacatcatattcattaagtcctggttcctttccccccaacTTTGATGTTCcccgactctctatgtttaacaaaggcttttcaagagtccttcagtagagtcaagagaggaaagggagaaaggtatttatggggggtcataaaccttacccacaggccaacatcatgacaaTTCCTGGAACCACCCGTATATCCAATGCATGCAAAGTGTATGACTGAAAGTCGCTTTGaagaaaagtgtctgctaaatggcatatattattatattataaaatGTCACATCTCCTCAGGTAGCCAAAACAACCCAGTTGTCTGCACATCAGCGGGAGACCCATGTGTTGGTGATGGTTGTCTCCATGGTGTCCTGCTACCTGCTGTGCTGGATGCCCTACGGCGTGGTAGCTCTGCTAGCCACTTTCGGCCAGGTTGGCCTGTTCGGCCCCACAACAAGCATCGTCCCCTCCATCTTCGCCAAAAGTAGCACGTTTCTCAACCCTAGCATATATATGCTGTTAAACAACCAGGTAACAGCCTGTCAGTGGCACACACACTGGCCATTGTTCTCACATGTCAATGATTTGATGATGAAATTGAAACCTTTACATCAGTACTCCATTATCACACAGGATGCTTTGCATTGACGAGGTCATGTGTTACAGTTTTACAGGTGCTTCCTGGCCTTCATGAGCTGTGGGTCAGAGCCAACTGGCAGCCACACCCTCTGCACCCTGCCCAGCAGCCGAGTCACTGGCCCTAACGGCAACTCCCCTTGCCCAAGAGGAGCCTGGTACATCCCCTGGTACATGCAAGCCCCTGGACAGTAGTGGGACTCCACTCTAGGTCTCAGCAGAGAGAGAAACCTGACAACCCGGTTGTGCACTATACCCCCTTAGGAGCTGGGGTATTTTTGGCCAAGAGTCCACTCCACTGCTCACAGGAGCCAAGACACATGGTGCCCACACTGAAATATGATATGATAAGAGGTTGTCTAGGCTGTTGTGAACCTAAGGTAACAAACTATCTCTATTTTCATTAGATCACGTGTTGTCACCTGGATGTGTAAATGCCATTTAGAGTTTCCATCATAATGTAACGGTAGCTACGTTGCAGCACCCTTTTCCTTCCCCCTGTGGCTGAATGTGTCCTGTTTTAGCAGCCTGCATTAACATGGCCAATGTAGAGAAAAAACACATTCATCTTTCTTAGTTAGCCCAGCCCCTTGTACCCAGCAGATGGAAGATCTCCTGTATATCGTTGATAGAAATAGAATTCTATTTCTGTTATATAATCTGTGTATCAAGCAGTCTGTGAATTGATGTGTCTGCCGAACTTGACCGGCTGTTTTCCTGTGTAGAATCAGATAAAAAAGCCCATTCATCATGATGGGTTCTCTCTTTCGTATGTTACTATAAGTCTGATACTTTTTTGTCTATGCATGTTCAAACACAGTAACATTCACAATGCTCCTGATATTCATGTCGAAAATAACCATTATTTTACAAGATGATTGTCACATTACTAGGAGGCTCTCCTGACTTTAACATTAGGTTATTATTGATGTAGTGATCTGTTCAATAACAATGTTTTAGAAAGTAAAAAGGAAGATTCAGTATTATTTTGACCACCACCCTGTTAAAAGGCTGCTTAATGTATCTCCTCTTTACCACTAGATGGCACCAGGGCCATGtacactgaacataaatataaacgcaacatgcaacgatTTCACTgttactgttcatataaggaaaccagCCAAtacaaataaatgcattaggccctaatctatggatttcacatgactgggcaggggtgcagccatgggtgggcctgggagggcacagGCCCAATTCCTGGGGAGCCAGGGCCCAGCCTATCAGAATGAGGGGTTTTTttgccacaaaagggctttattacagacagaaatacatgttgcgtttatatttttgttcagtatatatatatttagagacTTGGGCCAATGTGGTTTCTGCATTATGATGCATTtgcatgacacttcaacattctatggcagccaCGTTAGCTCCTCATTAACATTACATAGGGAATATTTAACGCTATTTAACTGAATGACTACAATTCTAAAATTCTAAAAGTTGACCTAACTTTCTAAATTTATGTCTCTGGATGGCACCATTAGCCCAACTTGGCTTTTTCTCTTCAATGTACCACACCTCACAAATATAACCCAATGGGAGGTCACTAGAGTTAAGCCACTTCAAACCCATGTGATTCAGGATGACTCCACCCCCTTTTCAGTTGAAAGTCCTGTGGTTGAGTCTTCCTCTGCTTTTTACATACACTTACTGTAAGAGGGGCTGACCATGATGACCTAAATGTAAAGATAAGAAAGTGGACAAAAATAGGGACCAAAGCAAAAGTCTGTAGAGGGAATGGAGGGGACCGAGAAGGAGAGAGTCATGCATGGGGCCGTGCTCTGAGCCCAGCAGGTGATCAGGGGTAGATGTGTACCCTACTGGGCAAGAAGCTTGGTCTGGCACTGAGAGGAGAGACTGCTGAAAAAAAAAGTAATGAATGGGAGTAGACACACACCCATGCATGCACGCcaagagcgcacacacacacagaaaaaaggACTGACTGGAATCAGAAAAGTGGAGCGACAGATTTTTGCTAATAAACATCTGATGATTTCCTATATATCTTCTACAAATAGTTTCTATTTCTCAGTCTCGTATCTCTTCTGATAATCTACTTAAAGGAGACTGACAATAAACGGTTTTGTGAACACTAGGTAACTTCTAacttccctcctctccttatcAACCCCAACTGTAGGTGGAATTTATGTTTGTTCATCAGTTTCTCCTCTCCCAAATTGTCCAAAGAGGTGGAAGATTAATTTTTGTTCAGCTGAGTGAGTATGTGGGATGAGAGATCAACCAGTAGGTCTAAATCTCTGACAGGTtaggctcctcctcctcccctggctGTTCCCATGGCTGCGGGGCTGGGCCCCCCCTCCTGCTGGGCCCTGATCCCAGACAGGCCAGCATCTCAGCAGGGGCACAATTACTGCAGGCTCCAGCCtgtcaccactaccaccaccatggctGATGGCTCCGCTCATATGACGGGTGTCCTCAGAAGAGTGCTATGGAGGGCAAAGAGGATGATTATGGTGAAGAGGAAGGTGGAGAACAGGGAAGATGAAGATTAGGATGCATTTTGGAGAATAAAAAAATCTTTGTTAAAAATGTGACAACCAAATTGGTGTGATATTACTGAGGGGAGTACTTGATATTGGTGAGGGTATCTACCAATAAGCAGGGCTAGAGCTGACCTGAAGTCAGTTGACATGGCTATCCGTAGAAAACAACACAGGACCAGACTCTCACAAAGATGACACAGACATTTGCGTGACAAAGGGCCGTTGGAAACTGCTTATGGGTTGATCCTCTTAGAACGTACTCCTAGCTAAGCCAGCAGATATAGACTAATAGAGCTGAAGGGTAGGCTGAAAAGGTGAGGAGTGTTGTGAGGAGTGTTGTGTTTATTAACCCTCAAGCTACCGACTGGGGtaattttgaccccagaggcatttTTTTTACATCATAGTCCAAAGATGGTTTATTCAATTCTTCAAATTTTTCCTGagtttgtcaatcaacttgttcttaacaAATCTAAATCATTGTTTCGTGTTTTTGTATCAATTTGAACTGTATCAATAAAAATGCTCCTGATTCCGCCTATATAATATGATCAATTATATGACCtttatttgaatctaggtttctctggaGACAGAATTACAAGTTATCCATACCACCAGAGGATAGtgattttgaccagatagacagaTCACCTGCAGCAATATAACGCCCCATGTACTCGCCTAAGGTTGTACTTTTCTTATGACTGTGTACAAAAACCAAAATGACCTTAATTTTGTTCATATAAAAATCTGCCAATGGTATACAAAATCTTTTAAGTCACTTTGAAGTCACTAAAAAGATTCGGGCATGTTTTTTTAAGCATGTTGCCATAGCCCATCCCACTCCAGCTGTTTCACCAGCAGCGATGCTAATGCTGGCTGTGGGTTAAGGAAATAAAGAAAACTAAGCCATATTTTTGGTCAATGTCTATTAGAATCACTTTTTGTAAAAAGAATTAAGTATATTTCAAATAGACAGTCATTTTTACCAAAAAACATGTATATTTACTTAAGGATTCTGAAAAATGTAATGATGCAATCAAATTATGGTCAATTACCTTCTTAGTTCTAATGTGGATTGCACTTTGGGAAAAAGCTGCACATTATATGAAGGAAACATTCATATTTTCATTTGACAGAATTAGCAAATTAATGGTAATTTTACTAAAATAACAGTCTGTTTTGGTCATTTTCTGTTTCAGATAACATTATTTACATGTCTAAGGATGTTTTGATAACTAATAAATTGATATTTTGCTATGATTGTTCCTTTTTCAATAGTTTCTTCTTGGGGTCAAAATGACCCCAGTTGGTAATCGATGTAAAATATGTTGGTAGCATGAGGGTTAATCTGATAAAAGATATACTGATATTTCAACACAATTTGTTAATTTGCTACGCCAATGATATCTAATAGGCTATAATGAGAGCAGATTTGTGTACAGATCCACACATAATGTACAGCATCATCATGATAAATAAACAGGGAAAAACCAAATCAAAGTCTTACCAATTTATTGGTCATTTGGGATACACTGCAGTACATAGATAGTATCAATTTTAACAAATCAACAAACTGTGAATTAAATGCCACATTTTGAATATAGGTCAGATTTCTGTAACTTATTGTATGCTTTctgttatttatttcactttgccTTGATctatgtttttttacatttagctttCATTAAAAAAAGTATCTGAATCTGATGCTAGTTTGGCTAACTGAACAACATATACCAGATGTATTTAAATTGCCTGTTTAAAATGTTTTCCTTGATGTTCCACTGAACACTTTAAGAATATTTTGTGTCTTCTGGGCCGTAATGGATTGTCAACTTTACTTTGTCCACAAATGCTGGATCTTGTAAATCATTTAGCAAAAGGTAGGCTACCACTCCAACATCCAACATCTAAAAACTAAAAGCCCCAAAATCTATACAAGTGTATCTAGTTATTAGATTCAACATCACTCATAAACAAAATGTACAAAATGTCCATAAACATGTTTTTCATTGAAGTGTTGACTAAAGTTGCATGCCTAAATCATATTGATTTATATATAACCGTTTATATCTGTAAATTTATACAACAACATTACAATAAACTGCAACAAAAATACAATTGTATGAATTATATTGTAAACAGTATATTTTAAGATAGAGAAATTAaggaatacatttttatattgttCTTTGCAAAAGGCAACATTCCATGTGGATGACAGTAAACCCATCTTTTTCTGTCTTAAAACTGATTCTGAAAACAGAGCTAAAATCTAGCAACACATGAAAATACTGTTCTACTCTAATACTTCATTTCCTCCTTTATCtgtttcctttctttctctctaaagTTACTTCCTTTCTTTTTATGCACTTTACGGTTTCTATATGTTGCTTTTGATGATCCATTTCgtatgtctttctttctttcatgtATTAATTaacctactcttctacatttgcacacactgtacatagatgtttctattttttttctctctgttgtgttattgactgtacgtttgtttatgtgtaactctgtgttgttgtttttgtcgtacTGCTTtccttcatcttggccaggtcgcagttgtaaatgagaacttgttatcaactggcctacctggtaaaataaaaaggggGGGATGTCTTTGTCCATTTATCAGTAGGCTTATATGGAGGCCTATCTATGAATGTAAAGGCTTTGGTGCAGTGGGACACATTTTCATCTGTAAATCCGTAGTAAATGTGCAGTATTTTCCAAGGATCAGACTTTCCCTAACATTTGGGAGGCTATAGAAGAAACATCACTCCAGAATGATTGCCATTTGATTGCATTTTCTCTGCATTTTATGAAGGTGCATTTACAGCTCAACACTAAGGCAATGCATAGGACTACGCTGTGTTTTCTGAACTTTTGTTGAAAACTGAGCAAACCTATGCTATGGGCCTGAGTTCCTGCCTACCGTCCACAATTTCAATTAAATGACGAATAAAAAACGTTAATTCAACCAGTGTGCCCAGTGGATAACTATATAAACGTTTAGTGTTCTCACTTGGACTGTTAACTCTAACCGTTTCAAACGTACCATTCAACCACATTGGATGAGAGATCCTCTTTAAATATTGACGTATGATGCTTGACCAGCATGGATGGTTTTGCCGAGTCTTCGATGGCTGAGGACATAGCTCTACACGCAGCAGGTGGCGTGGATGACTCGTATCCAGATGTTCCCGTTGGGGAGGTCCCTGAGCTTTGAGATTCGTGAACCTGTAAAGTGAGAACATTTATTGTAGATGTGGTAACTCAAAAGTGTATTTTTTGATTGCTCAAATTTACAAACACAGGATATGTAGCCTAGTCCTTCAATTTTTTCCATAGCCTAtattttgtgtgttttctttCAGTTACATATAACAATGGAGAATCATTTGATTTCTATATACTACGTCATATAAATATAGGTCATATACGTTGGCATTTTTCACCAGAAAAGATGGCTTGCCTTCGAGTGTTTCCTCAGAGAGCTGGGATGAGTGTAGGCCTTGTCACACACCTTGCAGATATATGGCTTGTCTGAGGTATGTACGTGCATGTGTTTTTTTCTGTCGCTGCTATTTGCGAACCGCCTGTCACAGCCTTCGAAATGGCATTTGAAGGGCTTCTCACCTGCCAAAGAAAATGAGTAATTTTAATGTAGAAATTAATTTAATAAATTGCGTTGTGCGTCAAAATTGCAGTTGGATAGGCCTATTGACTGGTAGTTAGTCAAAGTTAGACCCATAGCAGTCTTAAAACAGAGAGCATTGTAACTTCAACCAGTTTCATATAACACATTGCATATTATGTTAGGCCTGTTGATTTGATATAATGTAGGGCTGGCTCATTACCTGTATGAATCCTTTTATGTATTTTCAAATTTTCCGACCTGGCAAATATTTTCCCACAGCCATGAAACGGACAGTTGAATGGCTTTTCTCCAGTGTGTACACGAATGTGGTTGACTAATTTATACTTTGCTTTAAAAGATTGGCCTTCTCTCGGACAATCCTCCCAAAAGCAAGTATGATGACCCTGGTCTGGACCGCCGACGTGATCCATGGAGACGTGCGTAACCAGTTCAAACAAGGAGCAGAACATCTTGCCGCACGTTTTTTGGGGTTGATTTGTCTGATTCTCATCTATCCATTTACAGGTGACGTCCTGCTTAGAGGGCTGTCGCATGTATAGAAAGAAAGCACCGTTACCATTCTGTGTTGCTACTCTCATACCCATCTCCACATTGTGATCTAAGTGGAGCTGGGTAGCACTGACGTGTGGGTGAGGGCTGGAGACAGGTTGATGCGGATCTGCTCCAACGTATATGTCTCCCCGTGAACCCACATGCGCCCTGCGGTTCGCTGTGTATCCATTTGGGGATGCGCTCTGGTCGTATATAGATGAAAATAGAGGGTGCATCGGGTTTTCAGATATCATCAGGGGCATTCGCAAACTTTCTGTTGAGGTGCGGCTGAAAAATCCGTGCTCAGCATCCCTTGTTGCTATATGGACAATGT
It encodes:
- the LOC106563696 gene encoding zinc finger protein ZIC 3-like isoform X2: MPRHLEPGGKDLRLGIIPYGETSHLAAFNLSSPCQDVAAAQKSPFIPQDSGYAAALGNNYGGHFGSHEYRAIDSMDFSIRYRTSDIVHIATRDAEHGFFSRTSTESLRMPLMISENPMHPLFSSIYDQSASPNGYTANRRAHVGSRGDIYVGADPHQPVSSPHPHVSATQLHLDHNVEMGMRVATQNGNGAFFLYMRQPSKQDVTCKWIDENQTNQPQKTCGKMFCSLFELVTHVSMDHVGGPDQGHHTCFWEDCPREGQSFKAKYKLVNHIRVHTGEKPFNCPFHGCGKIFARSENLKIHKRIHTGEKPFKCHFEGCDRRFANSSDRKKHMHVHTSDKPYICKVHESQSSGTSPTGTSGYESSTPPAACRAMSSAIEDSAKPSMLVKHHTSIFKEDLSSNVVEWYV
- the LOC106563696 gene encoding zinc finger protein ZIC 3-like isoform X1; amino-acid sequence: MPRHLEPGGKDLRLGIIPYGETSHLAAFNLSSPCQDVAAAQKSPFIPQDSGYAAALGNNYGGHFGSHEYRAIDSMDFSIRYRTSDIVHIATRDAEHGFFSRTSTESLRMPLMISENPMHPLFSSIYDQSASPNGYTANRRAHVGSRGDIYVGADPHQPVSSPHPHVSATQLHLDHNVEMGMRVATQNGNGAFFLYMRQPSKQDVTCKWIDENQTNQPQKTCGKMFCSLFELVTHVSMDHVGGPDQGHHTCFWEDCPREGQSFKAKYKLVNHIRVHTGEKPFNCPFHGCGKIFARSENLKIHKRIHTGEKPFKCHFEGCDRRFANSSDRKKHMHVHTSDKPYICKVCDKAYTHPSSLRKHSKVHESQSSGTSPTGTSGYESSTPPAACRAMSSAIEDSAKPSMLVKHHTSIFKEDLSSNVVEWYV